A stretch of DNA from Malus sylvestris chromosome 9, drMalSylv7.2, whole genome shotgun sequence:
AAATCATTTGGGTAAGATCAGCGTGGCAGTTTATTCTTTATTGAAATTGTGGCCAAATTACATTGGGCCTTAAGTTAATCTCACTAGCCCATTAAGTGGGCTTTTTATTTAGCCCATTTGAAAAGCCACGGGTGTGGCTAGGGTTTTAATTGGCAGCAGTAGCAGCTGCCTTTGTTTTTTAGCGGccgaaaagaagaaaaaagggtgCCGCAACTCCCATTTGAAGAGAGGAAAGAAAgatgattttctttctttgttagtACTTActcaatcaaagttgtatttatgtattagctttgagctttttatagagagaaaattattcactatattttcttatctatttgtttctttggtcaTGAGAGTTGTTGAgtgtattggggttttgggttgtgagattgccaacactttgtaaactcccatttggttgatagtagattattgggtgagcttcTACTGCTCTGAGGAcatactccagttacactggctattgaggaacctcgttaaaatcttggtgtcttttatattatgttcttgcatttcatttgatatatttcctatggtttagcttgagttggttccaattggtttggtgttatcctagcacaacaattggtatcagagcactggttgctcttgggtatTGTCTAGTTGCTAAAGATGTCAGATGGGCAAGATGAGAATCATTTTGGAAGCAGCTCtgggtttgcaagaactacggtgcaaaatgcgAAGTTGAAGTGGAAAaatttgatggcacaaacaacttcgggatgtggcaatgtgaggtaaaggatgtgttggctcaacaagatctgcTTGCCGCTTTGGGAGATAAGTCGGAAGCTATGTCGAAGTCagaatgggagaaattaaatttgtgggcttgctttacaattcggttgtgccttgcaaaaactcagaagtattttgtgatgcgggagacattGGCAAATGTGTTGtgtcaaaaattaaaagacaagtacatgacgaagagtgcagagaaccggctacacttaaagaaaaagctctaccgcttccaatataaagaaggtacaaaaatgattagacaccttgatacttttaataagttgattgctgatttgatgaatttagatgaggatattaaggatgaagataaagccttaatattgttgaattctttgccggactcttatgagcattttgttaccactattacgcatggtaaagaaactgtgaaatttgaagatgtgtcaattGCCTTAATGAATTATGAAATtaggcatagagataaaaatcatgatagtaccttTGAGGCTTTGGTTGTTAGAGGTAGGTCATCAGAGAGGAGATCTTTCTCTAGTAAGAAAAAATCACTTTCTCGACCTAGAGGAACTTCTAAAGGTAGAGAAAGtttggaaagggatgaatgtgcTTTTTGTCATAATAAaggccattggaagaaagattgtcctaggttgaagatccttggcatggagatcatTAGAGATAGAGAAAAGGGTTTggtatgcttgaataaaagacAATACCctgagaagttgattcggaagtttggagttcatgattcaaccaaactgGTTAGTCCTCATTTGGCTCCTAATTTTAAATTGTGTTCTCTACAATGTATAAAATTGATAaggagaagctgcaaatgaaaaatataccatacgcaaatttggttggtagtttgatgtacgtaatggtatgctctagaccggatattgctcatgcagttggtatggagagtcgatatatgcataatcctggtaaagagcattggcatgTAGCTAATTGGATATTAaggtatctccatggtactcaagatgttggtttatgctttgagagggatggctctggtattggtcactttgcagttggttatgctTTCAGATTATGCAGATGATTTGGATAAAAAGAAGTCTACTACaagctatgtgtttactatggctaaagggccaATTTGTTGGAGGTACATTTTGCAATCTTCTGTTGCCTTGTCCGCTACAGATGCTGAATATATGGTTGTTGCcgaagctataaaggaggccatttggatacatggacTGATTtgagatttgggggttgattAGAAACAGGTGGAGGtgcattgtgatagtcagagtgccatttatttggctaagtatcatgTTCATCATGtgaggaccaagcacatagatgtgcattatcactttgttcgtgaagtTGTTGGTGAACAGGAtatcattctccagaagattccaactaaagacaaccctgctgatatgttgacaaaggttgttggtgtagccaagtttgttcattgcttaaacttggctcacattttaCCTATATAAAGAAGGAGTTAAGCAGTAGGagctttggagcattttggctAGGCTTGAGTTATTCTCTTGCTACTTTCTAGAGTGGTTTTGTGTTGATTGTTGATTATGTTGGTTTGGCTCATCATGGCGCTTTCGGAatttggccaaggtggagattgttggatttATGGCCAAATTACATTGGGCCTTAAGTTAATCTCACTAGCCCATTAAGTGGGCCTTTTATTTAGCCCATTTTGAAAAGCCACGAGTGTGGCTAGGGTTTTAATTGGTAGCAGCAGCTGCCTTTGTTTTTTAGcagcagaaaagaagaaaaaaaggtgcCGCAACTTCcatttgaagagaagaaagaaaggtgattttctttctttgttagtactcactcaatcaaagttgtatttgcgtattagctttgagctttgtatagagaggaaattattcactatattctcttatctatttgtttctttggtgagtgagaGTTAGTGAgtgtattggggttttgggttgtgagattgccaacactttgtaaactcccatttggttgatagtgaattattgggtgagctcctactgctccaaGGAAAGGACGTACTCCAATTACACTGACTATTAAGGAACCTcattaaaatcttggtgtcttttatattacattcttgcatttcatttgatatatttcctgtggggtagcttgagttggttcccaattggtttggtgctatcctagcacaacaattgtTATCATTTAAAGAATCCTAGGAATTGCAATATTCTAGACAGATTTTGAGCAACCGCACACTAGGGCGATTCAAATTCATCTAAATTACAGGAAGGGAGGGAGATAGTCTAATTCGAATGATGATGAAGACCAATCGACAAGAGAAATCCACTAGTTTTTGTGAAGTTACAAATTTTGGTCTCCACATTTGTAGAGTCCACTGTAGATGCTCTAAtcgtatcattttcatttgttcGAGTAATATCGCGCTGGTGCTTGTTCTTATACCCTGCGTTGTCTTCCATGATTTTCCCAAGTTTATGTCAATATTATTGTATTCTAATAACCTAAGCAACACTTACGTGACTGCCAATTTGATGTTTCATATGTGCCCACACTACACATATTAAGTTTGAATATCATTTTGTTTGTGAGCGGATCCATTTGGGTTCTCATCAAGTTTATTACATACCATCTGACGATTATCCAGCTAAAATTCTCACCAAAAGGACTGTACAAGTATCACTTGTTCGTATTCTGGCCAAAATTGTCTCTTCCCGGTTGTCGTTGGGGAGAATACCCTCTTAGTTAGGATTCCTTGTTATGCAAGTATATGTAAACTAATTGTATTacatttctttctcttcaagGAACGTGGTTCCTGATGCCCCAAGAGCGTTTggtgcatacatgtcatgtacaTTAATTGTCGGTTTGATAACCATTTAACTGTTTAGTTTTTTAAAGTTTGTCCAGTAAAtactattaattttttataaaacataaaatagaaactgagaaaaaaaaaaaaactaacgaaaagtccttaaaaattttagttttaatcaaaatgataaaataaaggtATAAGTGGATAGTACTAGGAGTGTTTCATTAAGattccaataaaaaaaacaaaaacaataaactGAAATTCAGaattttttaaaacttaaaaaagggTAGCTTTCGCTTTTTGGTGTTTAGTATTTAAAGTAGTTGTCAAATAtgcttttagttttcaatttgaaaaagaagtgaaaataaaaaaaggaaacgaATTGCTCAGCAAATGAACCCTTAGAAGTATAAACTCTAGCCAAACACATGCATGTTATAATATGGAAGAGTGAGTGAGACTATCATGCTCAAACCAATGCACGAACCAATTGAGCAATTAAATAATCTATGCCAGGGTTTTCCATACATCAGAAATTTTGAAACTTCGAAGAATACAAAACCGTAATGAACGCCTTCTGAATTATAAGACATAATTAATTGTATTAGTATTATCCCTTGTTGTTTAGTTAAGGACCCATATCAACATACAATCTTAAAGTTAAGGACCCATATCAACATTACCACACAAAAAGATAAAGGTTTAGCGTCAAACCCAAATTATATTAAAGATTAACATATAATCTTACAGGTCCATATCAACATACATTCTAGGGCACGTATACGTATATTGCAAATCAATTTTTGGGGCACGGCGATAGATCCATCGAGAGGCCATTATGTAGTACCTGGATCGACTAGTATATAAATCCAAGCAGCGTACCATTTCAGTATTACCTGCTCATATCATTTACTTAATCAAAACTTAGCTGCTTCATTCCAGTACACTAGCTAGCTGGCTAACATGGGGTTCATTAACCTGCAGCCGTGGAAATATATGTGCTTGAGCTTGATCCTCATGCTGGGGGCCTGGTCATCCGGAGCCACTTCTCGCACTCTACAAGATGCATCGATGTATGGGAGATACGAGCAATGGTTGACTCGTTATGGTCGCGTATATAACGACGTTAATGAGAAGGAGACTCGTTTCAAGATATTTAAGGAAAATGTGGCGTTTATAGAATCTTCTAATAAGGATGCCAACAAACCTTACAGATTAAGTGTCAATCAATTTGCAGACCTTACAAATGAAGAGTTCAAAGCCTCAAGAAATGGATTCAAGGGACACGAGTGCTCCACGAAGACTTCTTTCAAATATGAAAATTTGACTGCATCATTACCAGCAACAATGGATTGGAGAAAGAAAGGAGCTGTAACCCCCATCAAGGACCAAGGCCAATGCGGTAGTTATATAAACGTCtagcttattttttatttgttcatattaaatggttttgtttGATACTTGTTCTAACTACTTTTAGATCCAATATCAAAATACAGGATGCTGTTGGGCTTTTTCAGCAGTGGCCGCCACGGAAGGAATTACACAGCTTACAACTGGGAAATTGATCTCTTTGTCTGAGCAAGAGCTCGTTGATTGTGACACCGCTGGTGAAGACCAAGGATGTGAGGGCGGCTTGATGGATGATGCCTTCCAGTTCATCCAACAAAATCGCGGGATTAGCACAGAAGCTAATTACCCTTACGACGGCGTTGATGGTACATGTAACGCCAAGAAGGAAGCCAGCCGTGCAGCCAAGATAACTGGCTTTGAAGATGTCCCTGCAAACAGTGAAAAGGCCCTTCTTACCGCAGTAGCTCACCAACCTGTTTCTGTTGCCATTGATGCTAGTGGTTCTGACTTCCAGTTCTATTCTAGTGGTGTCTTTACCGGGACCTGTGGAACGAGCCTTGACCATGGTGTTACCGCTGTTGGTTATGGCGTGAGCGAGGATGGGACTAAGTATTGGCTAGTGAAGAACTCATGGGGTACGGAATGGGGTGAAGCTGGATACATAAGAATGCAGAGAGATGTTGCTGCGGGAGAAGGACTTTGTGGCATTGCTATGGCTGCCTCTTACCCCACAGCTTAGTTAATTTTACCATCAACAATAAATCAATATGCCTACTATGTTTATGCGTTGTTGGTACTATGAGATCTAAGAAACTCCAATGTGTAAAATACTTGTAAGATCTATGTGTTTTGGCTGAAAGAACTAGCCATTCTATTGAACTTTATATCGTAAAAGCGTAGACTTTCCTATCAAAATGGTAAACAGCTTTCCATGCAgctttttaattaataaactgTTAACAGCTAATTAAATCATTCCGGTCCGATCAGCGTGATGGTTTATTCTTATCATTTAAAGAATCCCAGCAATCGCAATATTCTAGACGGATTTTGGGCAACCGTACACTAGGCATTCAAATTCATCTAAATTACAAGGACGGAGAGAGTTTGAACTTAAAATGCAGTGtgttgaagatgaataccaaTCCACAAGATAAATCCACCAATTTTTGTGAAGTCACAATTTTGGGTCTCCACATTTGTACTTTGTAGAGTCTATTGTGGATGCTCTaatcaaatcatttttatttcattacACGCTTTTCCGTTGTACAACAATCATGCCATTATGGAGTAATTTTTTAATGACCGTAACATCACTGAATTGTGTTATCAAATCTTTGTTTACGTACATGATAGAATAGCTACCTAGTTAGGATTCCTTGCTATGGTTTCATCGCTTCAATTTGTTATTCGCAATGGCTTGACTTAGAGCACTGTCGACTATTCCCtttatatgtacacacacacacacacacacacacacacatatgttgtaggcctatttgattgaacgatctatagggtttagagagaggaaaaagtgatttaattgtgaggtgtgtttgtatCACCcaattgtgcctttatttatagtagtaggataggtaaaaacctttccccttaggattacaacatttaataggtaatcaactcctaataggaacataagatacattcccatatctATTAGGATTTGcataatcacattcctattataaatatgattgcaacactccctcttgagtgtgtaaatactcaacaaaccattgcatcagatcttcagtAGATAAGGTAGagtagttgatgaagtcatcggcatAACGGATGAacgcgagtctcaaatttaagaaagtatgcatttgtagtaaaactcacaaaacctcgctatggtaaaacccaagggtttggagaaaacccatagactaatgagaaaattgagaagtatgcataatgtctaaaacaaacgtcaaacaggacaaaagtagtgaactcaacagagtatgatcatcccaggatgggtgcctcattaaaacctcattaggtagcaaagacccagtgggaaaaatgcttctaatcataggaaaaagagtacattaagatcaagtgagcatgcttctagatactcccccttAGTTTGatataacttctaaataagagaatTACAAGCGATttaactcagataatttacgtataccgattccttggacgagcttctgcaagtagacttgggcaatgacttggtgaagagatcggccaagttgtcctgggaacggatttgcttgacttcaatgttctgatgctgctgctgctggtgtgagtaaaagaacttcggcacaatgtgcttggtgttgtctcccttgatgtatcccttctttaactACTCGATACATGctacattgtcttcaaagattgtcgtaggaaggtcaacgactAATGTAAGACCAttagtgcttcgaatatgttccataacttCTCTAAACTAAAAGCATTCACGCAATGCTTCATGTAgggcgagaatctcagcatggtacgatgaagtcgcaactagcgtttgcttggtagacctccaagatatagcggtgtctccaacggtaaagacatagccCATTTGAGAACGTGACctatgtgggtcagacagataTCCAGCATCTGTGTAACCAACAAGGTGAAAATCAATCTGAGGACCATAAGGGACGGCAACACTCGAAGATTCGtgggtatagaacaagcccaaatccgtcgTACCTTTGAGGTAgtggaaaatgtctttaacaccattccagtgcctGTGTGTAGGCTCATtgttgtatcttgccaaaagattaacagcgaaggagatgtcgggtctagtgcattgagccaagtacaataaagccccaattgcacttaggtaaggaactttgggttccaaaatcttttcctcatcctcctttaGACTAAAGGGATCttgtttagcatctagagtccgaacgacgatgggtgtactcgaaggctttgctttatcctcattaaaacgtcgcaacaccttttggttgtagttcgattgatgtactaggattccatccgaacaatgctcgatctccaggccgagacaatatcgagttttcctaagatccttcatctcaaattccgatttcaagtgTGCAACAATTTCCTCAATCTCTGCAGGAGTCCTGATGAGGTTTATATCATTGACATAAATTGCAACGATTGCAaatccagaatgtgacttctttatgaccATGCATGGGCATAATTCGTTGTTCATATAAccttgacttgtcaaatattcactcagacggttataccacatccatCCGAATTGTTTCAATTCGTAAAGTGACCTCTtcaacctaattgagagagagttccgtggtctagaactattttgaaccagtcaatggaagtcatttttgaactttcatgtatatttccgtatctagatccccatagagatatgcagttaccacgtccataagttgcatattcagtttttcagaaactaccaaactaattAGGTAGTGGAacgttataacgtccattacgggggaatacatctcctcataatcaatccCAAGGcgctgagagaagccttgcgtTATGAGGCATGCTTTgtatcacactatttcattcttctgattacgcttcctcacgaaaacccacttatAACCAATGGGCTGTGgtgtaggaacgataggtccaaaCACTTTACGTTTCGCGAGCGAATCGAGTTTGACtttgattgcttgtttccagtttgatcAATCGATTTTACATTGGCATTCATCGATGGaatgtggttcaatgtcattgctaagcatgatgtcagtagctatTGAGTACGCAAATGTATCGTCAATGATCatctcattcctattccaaacctcatccaatattgCTTAGTGGAccaaaatctcacgattcttggTAGACCAGCATGTTTCATTTGAAGCATCACTATagtctagaataacctcatgcgttggaacGGATGAGTAAGCAATGTTcagattcaaactagggtcactagttggtgccattttccttttctggggttgtgaatcttttgaaccaaggggtctgccatgcTTCAGGGTtagagcagatgattggctagccgccaatgtaccTTACCGTGTGGAAGGTGCTGCCTCCTCACCTTCAGGGACGGTTTGGCCTTCCCAGGCAGGTTGTGGACTTATGcggggtacatctatccttgcaggtgcatttgcagcgggtatatgtgatcttgttaCCCTTACTAGATTATTAAAAGCATCCGGCATGCTTTGAGTAATcctctgaagatctataattcgtcACACCTCAATTTCAGACTGGgcagtgcggggatctaaatgagacatagcgggagcataccacgacaattcgCGGCGTTCTACGGGAATGTTAGCAtacttatctccccctaacaacatgaagactgtctcatcaaagtgacaatccataAAATGTGCGGTAAAGATatctcctgtcaagggttctaagtagcgaacaattgatggcgaatcataaccgacaaattcccatttttctctgaggacccattttAGTACGTAGTGGCGGCAatattggcacataaatggcaCACCTAAACACTCGTAAATGGGAGATGTCAAGCTTGTATCCAGTGACTAACTATAACGATGAATGTGGTTGAGTAGCCGTGGGCCTCAAGCGAACCAACATAGATGTGTGCgatattgcatagccccaagCAGATATCGGCAGTTTGGTTTTCATAACCAAAGTCCAAGCTATCAATTGAAGGTGATTTAGGAAAGCTTCTGCCAGGctgttttgggtgtgaacatggggtacaggatgttccaCATTAATCtctactgacatgcaataatcgtcaaaagtctgtAATGTAAACTCTCTAGCGTTATCCATTTGTATCGACTTAATCGAATAATCAGAGTGGTGAGCCTTTAGCATAATGATTTGAGCTAAGAGTTTAGCAAATGCAGCGTTACATGTGgacaataggcaaacatgtgaccatcgtgtCGATGAataaaccaacaccataaagtatttAAATGGTTCGCATGTTGGTTAGATATGTCTACAAATGTCCCTTTGAATCCTCTAAAGATACTTAGGggggtcgtgaataatctttgtatgtGAGgcttgagtattcaacttccttAAAGAACACGTTTTTCATGGCAGGAGTGCAACATAGGGAGGTAACTAATGCCCATAAGATGATTTGAGGATGCAGCGCATTATGCCACGTCTAGGATGTCCCAaatggtcatgccaaagcaacaaacTGTCCTGAAACTCAGGCATAGGGCCTAGGGGTGGGTtggaaaaaccgaaaaccgaaaaaaaccgacaaTCGAACCGAACTGAGAcagaaaaaaaccgaaccgaaaaaaaaactgaaccgaattTGATGAAcagaaccgaaccgaatttggttggttcggtttcgatttttgagatatgaaaatcaaataaaaatactCAAAACCTGCTGGAATGAAGATTCGAACCCCTTCCGTCTAGGTTGGGGATAGCTCCTTCAAGCCAACTTGACAGTAGGCTTTGTATTGCTATAATTGTACCAGCATAATATTTATAGGTATTCTAATCTTTaatgttttataaaatttataaagcTTACAAACCCTAGCAGCCGTCACTCCTTCACCTTTTCATTCTCAAACACacattctctctctatctctcccaTCCGCTGCTCTTCCTCTCTGCTTCCTCAGTTGATCTCTCCCTCAttcttctcttcctcccttcaactctccttcctctcttcctctctccaacCTGCCAAGTCCATGGTTGTAACATGGACTTACCTTTTCAAAGGATTACCACAAGAGGCGTAGGGTTTGTGATGAATTTATTTGACAATCCCCATTTTTTCCCTCTCCAAATCGTATGCCTCTTATCTCTCTGCTCCTCGTCTAATATTCCTTGCTTTCTCCATAAACTTTCGATCTCTGCTTTTCAAATACAAGCCAAATAGTTTTTTAATCTGGGATTCATATGGAGGTCGCACGGTCCAGACATCCATCTTTGTTCCTCTGGATTTCTTTAATAGTAAGTAttcaatttcttcctttttttttttttttctgtttcttgTTTAATTCTTTGAGTGCTGAAAATggtagtttatttttttttattttttttatgtattgattaaaagtttttatttctttggttTGTTGACTATGCTATGTGAATTTATTTGTTGACTATGCTTTGtgaatttttgaagaaaaattggCTGATGTTGTTCTTGAATTTATGTGGTAAAGATCTTTGGTCTTTGGATCTATACTCTTTATTAAACCCTTGGATCTCGTCTGTTTGGTTGTGTTCGGACAGGTGATCGTGGCCGGATGTTACAATCGGCGAGGCGTCGATTGGTTGATGGCGAGGGTTTGTGCTAGTAGGGATGCTCGGCGGCGGATGCTGCAGTAGAACCctaggttttcttttgttgtatTTTATGGCTTGGGCCTCTGTATTGTTTGTTGGATCTATTGGGCTAGTTTGGCAGGTCCTCTTTTGGGCTAGATTACTAATATccagatattaaaaaaaaataataataataatgaaaaaaaccgaacctgACCGAAACCAaatcgaaaaaaaccgaaaccgaaaaaaaccgaaccgaaaaaaaccgaaatttttttgaaccgaatcgaaccgaaccgaaatttcggtttggtttcggttttggcaaaaaaccgaaccgtttcaaaccgaacccagccctaatagggccggccacactgtgggcttctatgccgcgaatggttgtgatgtacaacccactcggtAGATGTTCTAACTTCTCGTGAATACACTTTTGGCCATATTTGTacaaagtgatacaaagaaatttagaACCATTGTCTTTagtggtttcaatatgatattgattatctcaaatatctctaaaactcagcaacatTCTtctggaacgtggagaatatagTGCTTCCTTAATGGATAAGATAATACCACTGGACAATATGATATAGGCctttccgtatccttcaatcaggttggatgggcctgagagagttgtcaaaGGAGTTTTCTTGGgtattaagttagtaaaatagtgtcgttcatgcaagatggtgtgcgtggttgcactat
This window harbors:
- the LOC126582101 gene encoding senescence-specific cysteine protease SAG39-like codes for the protein MGFINLQPWKYMCLSLILMLGAWSSGATSRTLQDASMYGRYEQWLTRYGRVYNDVNEKETRFKIFKENVAFIESSNKDANKPYRLSVNQFADLTNEEFKASRNGFKGHECSTKTSFKYENLTASLPATMDWRKKGAVTPIKDQGQCGCCWAFSAVAATEGITQLTTGKLISLSEQELVDCDTAGEDQGCEGGLMDDAFQFIQQNRGISTEANYPYDGVDGTCNAKKEASRAAKITGFEDVPANSEKALLTAVAHQPVSVAIDASGSDFQFYSSGVFTGTCGTSLDHGVTAVGYGVSEDGTKYWLVKNSWGTEWGEAGYIRMQRDVAAGEGLCGIAMAASYPTA